One Micromonospora eburnea genomic region harbors:
- a CDS encoding NifU family protein yields MPFHPQADPRRPERVRWILPGGVLPVTDGPVPVPPPLAALLADGTLTDVTVAADAVVTDLTPGRRWVDDGPRVRTALHAALGDPAGWCGGPGPALPDSDESVRRSVRRLLDGSVGDFVRSHGGSIELVGVRDGVVRVRLAGACDGCPAARYTLRNRVEAELRRHHAGLNGVVEEPSRADRGTVRRRAR; encoded by the coding sequence GTGCCCTTCCACCCCCAGGCCGACCCACGGCGGCCGGAACGCGTCCGCTGGATCCTGCCGGGCGGCGTCCTGCCGGTCACCGACGGGCCGGTCCCGGTGCCGCCGCCGCTGGCCGCGCTGCTGGCCGACGGCACCCTCACCGACGTCACCGTGGCCGCCGACGCGGTGGTCACCGACCTCACGCCCGGTCGACGGTGGGTCGACGACGGACCACGGGTGCGTACGGCCCTGCACGCGGCGCTCGGCGATCCGGCGGGATGGTGCGGCGGCCCCGGGCCGGCTCTCCCGGACTCCGACGAGTCGGTGCGGCGCAGCGTACGCCGCCTGCTCGACGGGTCCGTGGGCGACTTCGTCCGCTCCCACGGCGGGAGCATCGAGCTGGTCGGCGTACGCGACGGTGTGGTCCGCGTCCGCCTCGCGGGTGCCTGCGACGGCTGCCCCGCCGCCCGGTACACCCTGCGCAACCGGGTCGAGGCCGAACTGCGCCGCCACCATGCAGGGCTGAACGGGGTGGTCGAGGAGCCGTCACGGGCAGACCGGGGAACGGTCCGACGCCGGGCTCGGTGA